One Roseburia rectibacter DNA window includes the following coding sequences:
- a CDS encoding AraC family transcriptional regulator, which yields MKYSQMKRFLMEHKDSMKPPYISTLDGILTAGGELIGYQELEMDSPYLDVHEDTSYTKDYVTLHSHEFYELLFCRSGNLQYLIGNTRYQIRKNDIILVPPGTSHRPLFLEQLREPYQRTVLWINNDFFETCKQNFFADAGSSQYAPQKQLPYVIRPEGTLLNQIDQLLAALLYEGSTMRLGSELYRMGLFLQLFCLFYRMNDHPQSDIPKPENTGLLDQILNYIELHLSEDLSLASISAQFMVSQSTVSQLFKKQLDTGFYKIVTQRRLIESKNLINSGIPLKEVAEQCGFCDYSVFYKAFVKEYGISPRSFRTREKETHDFY from the coding sequence ATGAAATATAGCCAAATGAAACGTTTTTTAATGGAACATAAGGATTCGATGAAGCCTCCGTATATTTCCACGCTCGATGGCATCCTGACTGCCGGTGGGGAATTGATCGGATACCAGGAACTGGAAATGGACAGCCCCTATCTGGATGTACATGAGGATACCAGTTACACGAAAGACTATGTAACCCTCCACAGCCACGAGTTTTACGAACTTCTTTTCTGCCGCAGTGGAAACTTGCAATATCTCATTGGAAACACCCGTTACCAGATCCGCAAAAATGATATCATCCTCGTTCCCCCCGGCACCAGCCACCGCCCTTTATTTTTAGAGCAGCTTCGGGAACCCTATCAGAGAACCGTACTCTGGATCAACAACGATTTTTTTGAGACCTGTAAGCAGAACTTCTTTGCGGATGCAGGCTCCTCCCAATATGCACCACAAAAGCAGCTCCCCTATGTCATCCGCCCGGAAGGAACACTCTTAAACCAGATCGACCAGCTTCTGGCTGCACTGTTGTACGAGGGTTCCACCATGCGTCTTGGAAGCGAGCTCTACCGCATGGGGCTTTTTCTGCAGTTGTTCTGTCTGTTTTACCGTATGAACGACCATCCGCAGTCAGACATCCCCAAACCGGAGAATACAGGCCTGTTAGACCAGATTCTCAACTACATTGAATTGCATTTATCCGAAGACCTCAGCCTCGCATCTATTTCAGCGCAGTTTATGGTAAGCCAGTCGACAGTAAGCCAGCTTTTTAAAAAGCAGCTTGACACCGGCTTTTACAAAATCGTTACCCAGCGGAGACTGATCGAATCTAAAAATCTGATCAATTCCGGCATTCCATTGAAAGAAGTTGCCGAACAGTGCGGCTTTTGTGATTATTCTGTTTTTTACAAAGCGTTTGTGAAAGAATATGGCATCTCTCCACGCAGCTTCCGGACCCGTGAAAAAGAAACGCATGATTTTTACTGA
- a CDS encoding MFS transporter yields MNKRNVRPFSKRDEIGYVFGDMAGSFVNLFVDAYFLTFCTYVLGISPAWMGSLFLAARLWDAVNDPIMGSFPDRWMLGKSGDKFKPWIKIFMIPLALSGVLCFSKVPFEGVALHAWVAFVYVLYGMSYTGTSMPFGAMASVVSTDPIDRSKLSRARSLGGTFVGIAALSFVPVVCFDSESNIIPERFTLLAVIFGILSVVCYCLLLHLTTERVREEKKQNTEKFNYGNVLKAVVKNRPLIGVMVATIGSMLYITGSNQIRSYVFKEYYGNTSAMTLLSLASVPIIIICFPLVPKLVAKFGKKTTLMFGVISSTVLSVIIFAVKIPNVYVYSVLNVLAMIGQTVFTMLIWALVTDCLDYSEWKFHERSDGSMYSLYTFSRKIGSTIASAGVSFGLQAIGYISGNNVVQSDATINNIYMLVALIPVLTCVLELIGIGAIFNLDKEQTKEMYAELKQRRE; encoded by the coding sequence ATGAATAAAAGAAATGTAAGACCCTTTTCAAAAAGGGATGAGATCGGATATGTGTTTGGAGATATGGCGGGCAGTTTTGTCAATTTATTTGTAGACGCATATTTTTTGACGTTTTGTACTTATGTGCTGGGAATCAGTCCGGCGTGGATGGGTTCCCTGTTCCTTGCAGCGAGACTCTGGGATGCAGTAAATGACCCGATCATGGGTTCTTTTCCGGACCGTTGGATGCTTGGAAAATCAGGAGATAAATTCAAACCGTGGATTAAAATTTTTATGATACCGCTGGCGTTGTCAGGTGTGCTTTGTTTTTCCAAAGTGCCGTTTGAAGGTGTTGCACTTCATGCGTGGGTCGCTTTTGTGTATGTCTTATATGGAATGAGCTATACCGGAACTTCCATGCCGTTTGGTGCGATGGCAAGTGTGGTCAGCACAGATCCGATTGACCGGAGTAAACTCTCAAGGGCAAGAAGTCTTGGCGGAACATTTGTGGGAATTGCAGCGTTATCCTTTGTGCCGGTAGTCTGTTTTGACAGCGAAAGCAACATTATCCCGGAAAGATTTACACTTCTGGCAGTTATTTTTGGAATTTTAAGTGTGGTCTGCTACTGCCTGCTGTTACATTTAACGACAGAGCGTGTGCGTGAGGAAAAGAAACAGAATACAGAAAAGTTCAATTATGGAAATGTGTTGAAAGCAGTCGTAAAAAATAGGCCACTGATCGGTGTCATGGTTGCAACCATTGGAAGTATGCTCTATATCACCGGTTCAAACCAGATTAGAAGTTATGTATTCAAAGAGTACTATGGAAATACCTCTGCAATGACTCTGCTTAGTCTTGCAAGTGTGCCGATCATTATCATCTGTTTCCCGCTTGTGCCAAAACTGGTTGCAAAGTTTGGAAAGAAAACGACATTGATGTTTGGCGTAATCAGCAGTACCGTGCTCAGTGTAATCATTTTTGCCGTAAAAATACCAAACGTTTATGTTTATTCGGTACTGAATGTACTGGCAATGATCGGACAGACCGTATTTACCATGCTGATCTGGGCGCTTGTCACAGACTGTCTGGATTACAGTGAGTGGAAGTTCCATGAGAGAAGTGATGGCTCGATGTATTCCCTTTATACGTTCAGCCGTAAAATCGGTTCCACCATTGCTTCCGCAGGTGTTTCCTTCGGACTCCAGGCGATCGGATATATTTCTGGAAATAATGTGGTGCAGTCAGATGCAACCATAAACAATATCTACATGTTAGTGGCATTGATCCCGGTGCTGACCTGTGTGCTGGAACTCATTGGTATCGGCGCAATCTTTAATCTGGATAAGGAACAGACCAAAGAAATGTATGCGGAATTAAAACAAAGACGTGAATAG
- a CDS encoding amidohydrolase family protein, translated as MKKIDIHLHLTLQQYPKTDTMFLSSAAQMLPHLEELGIEQGIVLSSGEQENEQILVAANEECKRICEQFPKKFHWMCNVDAKNQTDVYKRILACKESGAVGIGELMVNQRLDAPFLQSVFEVAEELKLPVLFHMSPKEGFQYGVVDGPGLPLLEENLKRYKGLKFIGHSQPFWHEISKDAPATPKERMKWGEEAVCPGGRLPYLFETYENLYGDLSANSGGCAIMRDEEFGLAFLEKYQDRLLFGTDMANCEMTFPLGNWLDEQEHAGRLSRSAYEKICRTNAEKLFHL; from the coding sequence TTGAAAAAAATTGATATTCATCTTCATCTGACATTACAGCAGTATCCGAAAACAGATACCATGTTCCTTTCCAGTGCGGCACAGATGCTGCCGCACTTAGAGGAACTTGGAATTGAACAGGGAATCGTGTTATCTTCCGGCGAACAGGAAAATGAGCAGATCCTGGTTGCAGCAAATGAGGAGTGTAAACGCATCTGTGAACAGTTCCCCAAGAAGTTCCACTGGATGTGCAATGTGGATGCAAAAAACCAGACAGATGTGTATAAACGGATCTTAGCCTGTAAAGAGAGCGGTGCGGTCGGAATCGGGGAACTGATGGTAAACCAGAGGCTGGATGCTCCATTTTTACAGAGTGTATTTGAGGTGGCAGAAGAATTAAAATTACCTGTTCTTTTTCACATGAGTCCGAAAGAGGGCTTTCAGTATGGGGTTGTGGACGGGCCGGGGCTCCCGCTGCTGGAGGAAAATTTAAAGCGTTATAAAGGATTAAAGTTCATCGGGCACAGTCAGCCATTCTGGCATGAAATTTCAAAAGATGCACCGGCGACCCCAAAGGAACGGATGAAATGGGGAGAGGAAGCTGTATGTCCCGGCGGCAGACTGCCATATCTGTTTGAAACCTATGAAAATTTATATGGAGATCTGTCCGCAAACAGTGGCGGATGTGCAATCATGCGTGACGAAGAATTTGGGCTGGCTTTTCTGGAAAAATATCAGGACCGGTTGCTGTTTGGAACAGATATGGCAAATTGTGAAATGACATTTCCGCTTGGAAACTGGCTGGATGAGCAGGAACACGCAGGAAGACTCAGCCGGAGTGCCTATGAAAAAATCTGCCGTACAAATGCAGAAAAATTATTTCACTTATAA
- a CDS encoding creatininase family protein gives MRTRILPRMLNDEVEEYLSRNDIIIVPVGTVEMHGGFPLDSETTISEAFALEMAEACDGLVLTGLPYFYAGATASGRGTVQVSVREGIDYLMAVAKSLLRQGFKRQIYISFHGPAHMTCSPMVRDFFDETGVPILYMDLTMQMMKNARDIFTSMDSFHAITVGAYQKMNRLSDVPLTTEYAHNEPQSCAGFEDIFGLAYQSAAIGYYFGEKKDHMSTSVIADEAARETLAKEGVEIIEKLVERMDMNHIVAQMRELEHYNSEVAKKCPWVPSNTKTER, from the coding sequence ATGAGAACAAGAATATTACCTAGAATGTTAAATGATGAGGTGGAAGAATATCTTTCCAGAAATGACATTATCATTGTACCGGTCGGAACGGTAGAGATGCACGGGGGATTTCCACTGGATTCAGAAACCACCATCAGTGAGGCATTTGCACTGGAGATGGCAGAGGCGTGTGACGGGCTGGTATTGACAGGACTTCCGTATTTTTACGCAGGCGCAACGGCAAGCGGCAGGGGAACCGTCCAGGTGAGTGTGCGGGAAGGAATCGACTATTTGATGGCGGTGGCAAAAAGCCTGTTGCGCCAGGGATTCAAACGCCAGATCTACATCAGTTTTCACGGCCCGGCACATATGACATGCAGTCCGATGGTGCGGGATTTCTTTGATGAGACCGGAGTGCCGATTTTATATATGGACCTCACCATGCAGATGATGAAAAATGCAAGGGATATTTTTACATCAATGGACAGTTTCCACGCAATTACAGTGGGAGCTTATCAGAAAATGAACCGATTAAGTGACGTGCCGCTCACAACGGAGTATGCGCATAACGAGCCGCAGTCCTGTGCCGGATTTGAGGATATTTTCGGACTGGCATATCAGAGTGCTGCGATCGGTTATTATTTTGGCGAGAAAAAAGACCACATGAGTACATCGGTCATTGCAGATGAAGCAGCGAGGGAAACACTTGCAAAAGAGGGTGTGGAAATCATTGAAAAATTGGTGGAGCGCATGGATATGAACCATATCGTAGCACAGATGAGGGAATTGGAGCATTATAACAGCGAAGTTGCAAAAAAATGCCCATGGGTTCCCTCTAACACTAAAACAGAGCGGTAG
- a CDS encoding helix-turn-helix transcriptional regulator, translating to MRRQLQSPFNERQYMLSKDFEIYYYNDNHFYGVTDHTHDYYEFYFFLEGNVTISIEKEHHHLKPGDMVFIPPGIHHHVSSVGETLPYQRFVFWISQDYCQKLKELSKDYVYLIEHAQDTHHFIYHYDVVAFNALSAKIFRLIEEIHADRFGKAAKIELCVNDLMLHINRAVYEAEHPAARKDASGLYDGILQYIESHLDEDLSLDSLSKAFFVSKYHISHIFKDNFGISVHQYITKKRLSMCRDAILSNENITKIYLMYGFKDYTSFFRAFKKEYGISPKEYKELYAQKPQ from the coding sequence ATGCGCAGACAGTTACAGTCTCCTTTTAATGAACGACAGTATATGCTGTCCAAAGATTTTGAAATTTACTATTATAATGACAACCACTTTTATGGCGTGACAGATCACACTCACGATTACTATGAATTCTATTTTTTTCTGGAGGGAAATGTAACGATCTCCATTGAAAAGGAACATCACCATCTGAAACCGGGGGATATGGTCTTCATTCCCCCTGGTATTCACCACCATGTGTCCAGTGTGGGGGAAACACTTCCCTATCAGCGTTTTGTTTTCTGGATCAGTCAGGATTACTGTCAGAAACTGAAAGAATTATCCAAAGACTATGTTTATCTGATCGAACATGCACAGGATACCCATCATTTTATTTATCACTATGATGTCGTGGCTTTCAATGCGCTTTCCGCAAAGATTTTCCGGCTGATCGAGGAGATCCATGCGGACCGTTTTGGAAAAGCTGCCAAGATCGAGCTCTGCGTGAACGATCTGATGCTCCACATCAACCGGGCTGTCTATGAGGCAGAACATCCTGCAGCCCGCAAAGATGCCTCTGGTCTGTATGACGGCATCCTGCAATACATTGAATCTCATCTGGATGAGGATCTCTCCTTAGACAGCCTCTCCAAAGCTTTTTTTGTGAGCAAATACCATATTTCCCATATTTTTAAGGATAACTTTGGAATATCCGTCCATCAGTATATTACTAAAAAAAGGTTATCCATGTGCAGGGATGCCATTCTCAGCAATGAAAATATCACAAAAATCTACCTGATGTACGGATTCAAAGATTACACCAGTTTTTTTCGTGCATTCAAAAAAGAGTATGGCATCTCACCCAAAGAATATAAAGAACTTTATGCGCAGAAACCGCAGTAG
- a CDS encoding mannitol dehydrogenase family protein encodes MELSTLGLKDRAQWEAKGYQLPQFDRAAVTEATRENPCWIHFGAGNIFRAFQANVMQNILNRGEMETGLIVAEGFDYEIIEKMNRPHDDYSILVTLKADGSVEKTVVGSVVESCILDSENEGEYGRLKEIFCKQSLQMVSFTITEKGYSLVNGKGELLPAVAADFAAGPEKPASYIGKVASLLYTRFKNGQLPIAMVSMDNCSHNGDKLYAAIHTFAEKWAENGLAEKDFVNYINEREKVSFPWSMIDKITPRPDASVEEILKKDEIDGLDPVVTSKNTYVAPFVNAEECEYLVIEDWFPNGRPELEKGGIMFTDRATVDKVEKMKVCTCLNPLHTALAVFGCLLGYTKISDEMKDAELRKMVERIGYTEGLPVVVDPGILDPKEFIDTVLNVRIPNPFMPDTPQRIATDTSQKLAIRFGETVKNYLASKDKDIKNLKLIPLVFAGWLRYLMAVDDNGEKFELSPDPLLETVCPVVAGIKFGDTDVEGMIRPLLTNRTIFGVDLYEAGLAGLTVQYFKELIAGVGAVRATLKKYV; translated from the coding sequence ATGGAATTAAGTACACTTGGTTTAAAAGACAGGGCACAGTGGGAAGCAAAGGGATATCAGCTTCCGCAGTTTGACCGTGCAGCAGTAACAGAGGCAACCAGAGAAAATCCGTGCTGGATTCACTTTGGTGCAGGAAATATTTTCCGTGCATTTCAGGCAAATGTAATGCAGAATATCTTAAACAGAGGGGAAATGGAAACAGGCCTGATCGTAGCGGAAGGTTTTGATTATGAGATCATTGAAAAAATGAACCGTCCGCATGATGATTATTCCATTCTTGTCACATTAAAGGCAGATGGAAGCGTCGAAAAAACAGTTGTCGGTTCTGTTGTGGAGTCCTGTATCCTCGATTCGGAAAATGAGGGCGAGTATGGCAGATTAAAAGAGATTTTCTGCAAACAGTCCTTGCAGATGGTATCCTTTACCATCACAGAAAAGGGATACAGTCTGGTAAACGGAAAAGGAGAACTGCTTCCGGCAGTCGCTGCCGATTTTGCAGCCGGCCCGGAGAAACCTGCAAGCTATATCGGAAAAGTTGCATCTCTTTTATACACACGTTTTAAAAACGGACAGCTTCCGATCGCCATGGTATCCATGGACAACTGCTCCCATAACGGGGATAAATTATATGCGGCAATCCATACATTTGCCGAAAAATGGGCAGAAAACGGTCTTGCAGAGAAAGATTTTGTAAACTATATCAATGAAAGGGAAAAGGTTTCGTTCCCATGGTCTATGATCGATAAGATCACGCCGAGACCGGATGCTTCCGTGGAAGAGATCTTAAAGAAAGATGAGATCGATGGGCTTGATCCGGTCGTTACATCCAAAAACACCTATGTAGCTCCATTTGTGAATGCAGAGGAATGTGAATATTTAGTGATTGAGGACTGGTTCCCGAACGGACGCCCGGAGCTGGAAAAGGGCGGCATCATGTTTACCGACCGCGCAACCGTTGACAAGGTGGAAAAAATGAAAGTCTGCACCTGCTTGAATCCGCTTCACACGGCTCTTGCAGTGTTTGGCTGTCTGCTTGGCTACACAAAGATCTCCGATGAAATGAAAGATGCAGAGCTTCGGAAAATGGTGGAGAGAATCGGATATACCGAGGGACTTCCGGTCGTTGTGGATCCGGGTATCCTTGATCCGAAAGAGTTTATTGATACCGTGTTAAATGTCCGCATACCAAATCCGTTTATGCCGGATACACCACAGCGTATTGCCACAGATACTTCACAGAAACTTGCGATCCGCTTTGGAGAAACTGTGAAAAATTATCTTGCATCAAAAGATAAGGATATCAAAAACTTAAAACTGATCCCACTGGTATTTGCTGGATGGCTTCGGTATCTCATGGCAGTTGATGATAATGGCGAAAAATTTGAGTTAAGCCCGGATCCACTGCTTGAGACCGTCTGTCCGGTCGTTGCCGGTATCAAATTTGGTGATACAGATGTGGAAGGAATGATCCGGCCATTGCTGACAAACCGTACTATCTTTGGTGTGGATCTTTATGAGGCCGGTCTTGCCGGACTGACGGTGCAGTATTTTAAAGAACTGATCGCCGGGGTGGGCGCAGTGCGTGCTACTTTAAAGAAGTATGTATAG
- a CDS encoding DUF4474 domain-containing protein, with product MPDFNVIKIGCIVVILLVLLIAAVIITVKREKSKRKIRRMCAAEKIQLLNELAEPFGFCYVPCEDVFTSREDAWQRKQGYEALYDRAAVGAGMVFDALPIYFDYAGETWLIEFWKGQYGINTGGEVGVYHAGKVVPERYYRIAHFEAVEDQDMPFIQCRLDRRRKKVYFLQKRHWWLTGFGMGTFSRPSDLILVTTIRFQNECMAEAFFEGLKRAKGKIPGNKYRICRNEVYVRMDFCMKHKFCASVWRCMVQAWNCFCCFLYRLFTHPFIAAPDRLLFLYYQLPWCLKHAFRMRGWKHGK from the coding sequence ATGCCAGATTTTAATGTGATAAAAATTGGATGTATTGTGGTGATCCTGCTTGTTTTACTGATTGCAGCAGTGATCATCACGGTAAAAAGAGAAAAAAGTAAGAGAAAAATACGCCGGATGTGTGCTGCAGAGAAAATTCAGCTTCTGAATGAACTCGCAGAACCATTCGGCTTTTGTTATGTGCCGTGTGAAGACGTGTTCACGTCGAGGGAAGATGCGTGGCAGAGAAAACAGGGGTATGAGGCGCTTTACGACAGGGCAGCAGTGGGAGCAGGCATGGTGTTTGATGCACTGCCTATCTATTTTGATTATGCTGGCGAAACCTGGCTGATCGAATTCTGGAAGGGGCAGTATGGCATCAATACCGGAGGAGAGGTTGGCGTATATCATGCGGGAAAGGTCGTCCCGGAACGATATTACAGGATCGCCCATTTTGAGGCGGTGGAAGATCAGGATATGCCGTTTATCCAGTGCAGGCTAGACCGCAGGCGGAAAAAAGTTTATTTCCTGCAGAAGCGGCACTGGTGGCTGACCGGATTTGGGATGGGGACATTTTCGAGACCATCGGATCTGATATTGGTGACGACAATACGGTTTCAGAATGAATGCATGGCAGAAGCATTTTTTGAGGGATTAAAGCGGGCGAAAGGAAAAATACCGGGGAATAAATACCGGATCTGCCGCAATGAAGTTTATGTCAGAATGGATTTCTGTATGAAACACAAATTCTGTGCGTCCGTTTGGCGCTGCATGGTGCAGGCTTGGAACTGTTTCTGCTGTTTCCTTTACCGTCTGTTCACACATCCATTTATTGCTGCACCTGACCGTCTTTTATTTTTATACTATCAGCTTCCGTGGTGTTTGAAACATGCGTTTCGGATGCGGGGATGGAAGCATGGAAAATAA
- a CDS encoding metallophosphoesterase family protein: MENKKRYPPFSCQMRIDKALSEAVHLPLNSCSRYIIISDCHRGEGGANDNFLRNQHLYMAALNYYIAHGFTYFELGDGEELWENRHLSRIEESHQDVYCRFETLQKQCRIYRIYGNHNMEMKGMLGEAMILDNCEGGRDICMIHGHQADFFNSVCWKLSRFLVRYFWKPLERFGVSDPTSAARNYKKTLKYEKCLDNWTKDHDCYLAAGHSHRPRLPADGSLYLNAGSCVHPYGITGIEITDMQLTLVKWKMATRPDLSLFVAREVLIGPVGIT; this comes from the coding sequence ATGGAAAATAAGAAAAGATATCCGCCCTTTTCCTGTCAGATGCGGATCGATAAAGCGCTTTCAGAAGCAGTCCATCTTCCGCTTAACAGTTGCAGCCGTTATATCATCATCAGCGACTGCCACCGGGGAGAGGGAGGGGCAAATGATAATTTCTTGAGAAACCAGCATCTGTATATGGCGGCGTTAAACTACTATATCGCGCATGGTTTCACCTATTTTGAACTCGGTGACGGGGAGGAATTGTGGGAAAACAGGCATCTTTCCCGCATTGAGGAGAGTCATCAGGATGTCTACTGCCGGTTTGAAACACTGCAGAAACAGTGCCGGATATACCGCATTTACGGAAATCACAATATGGAAATGAAAGGCATGTTAGGGGAAGCAATGATCTTAGATAACTGTGAGGGAGGCAGGGATATCTGCATGATCCACGGGCATCAGGCAGATTTTTTTAACTCAGTCTGCTGGAAATTATCCCGTTTTCTGGTGCGGTATTTCTGGAAACCGTTAGAGCGTTTTGGCGTCAGTGATCCGACGAGTGCGGCGCGGAATTATAAAAAGACCTTAAAATATGAAAAATGTTTAGATAACTGGACAAAAGATCATGACTGCTATCTGGCGGCCGGACATTCCCACCGTCCAAGGCTGCCGGCAGACGGCAGTCTGTACCTGAATGCCGGGAGCTGCGTGCATCCGTATGGCATTACCGGAATTGAAATCACAGATATGCAGCTTACACTGGTGAAATGGAAGATGGCGACGAGACCGGATCTGTCGCTTTTTGTAGCGCGCGAAGTGCTGATAGGACCGGTTGGTATTACCTGA
- a CDS encoding aspartate kinase, which yields MIKVVKFGGSSLASAEQFAKVGKIINADKERRYVVPSAPGKRNSKDTKVTDMLYACYDLVEADEDFRVPLMKIKDRYDTIINGLNLKLSLEDEFKKIAENFKNKAGVDYAASRGEYLNGIIMANYLGYEFVDAAEVIFFDKEGNFDAEKTDKVLSKRLAKIERAVIPGFYGANPDGSVRTFSRGGSDITGSIVSRAVHATCYENWTDVSGFLVADPRIIDHPETIKTITYRELRELSYMGASVLHEDAVFPVRKAGIPINIRNTNAPEDAGTWIVESTCHQSKYTITGIAGKKGFVSVNIDKDMMNSEVGFGRKVLSAFEENGISFEHMPSGIDTMTIFVHQPEFEGKEQSVISAIHRLAKPDSIELEGDLALIAVVGRGMKSTRGTAGRIFSALAHANINVKMIDQGSSELNIIIGVSNADFENAIRAIYDIFVVTQL from the coding sequence ATGATTAAAGTTGTGAAATTTGGCGGCAGCTCTCTTGCAAGTGCAGAACAGTTTGCAAAGGTTGGTAAAATTATCAACGCAGATAAAGAGAGAAGATATGTAGTTCCGAGTGCACCGGGAAAAAGAAATTCCAAAGATACCAAGGTTACTGATATGTTATACGCATGTTATGACCTGGTGGAGGCAGATGAAGATTTCCGTGTGCCGCTCATGAAGATCAAGGACCGCTATGACACAATTATCAATGGTCTGAATTTGAAATTATCGTTAGAAGATGAGTTCAAGAAAATCGCAGAGAATTTTAAAAATAAAGCCGGTGTGGATTACGCAGCTTCCCGTGGAGAATATTTAAATGGTATCATCATGGCGAATTACCTTGGCTATGAGTTTGTAGATGCTGCAGAAGTTATTTTCTTTGATAAAGAGGGAAACTTTGATGCAGAAAAGACAGATAAGGTACTCAGTAAACGTCTTGCAAAGATCGAGCGCGCAGTAATTCCAGGATTTTACGGTGCTAATCCGGACGGAAGTGTCCGCACATTTTCAAGAGGCGGTTCTGATATCACCGGATCTATCGTATCAAGAGCCGTACATGCAACCTGTTATGAGAACTGGACAGACGTATCCGGTTTCCTGGTTGCAGATCCAAGGATCATCGACCATCCGGAAACGATCAAGACGATCACTTACCGCGAGTTAAGAGAGCTTTCTTACATGGGAGCAAGCGTACTGCATGAGGATGCGGTATTCCCGGTCCGCAAAGCCGGTATTCCAATCAATATCCGTAACACCAATGCGCCGGAAGATGCAGGAACCTGGATTGTTGAGAGTACCTGTCATCAGTCGAAATACACGATCACGGGTATCGCCGGAAAGAAAGGTTTTGTTTCTGTCAATATTGATAAGGATATGATGAACTCCGAAGTTGGTTTTGGAAGAAAAGTTTTATCCGCATTTGAGGAAAATGGAATTTCATTTGAGCATATGCCATCCGGTATCGATACGATGACGATCTTTGTGCATCAGCCGGAATTTGAGGGCAAAGAGCAGTCTGTGATTTCTGCGATCCATCGTCTTGCAAAACCGGACAGCATTGAGTTAGAGGGAGATCTGGCATTGATCGCAGTCGTTGGACGCGGTATGAAATCTACCCGTGGAACAGCAGGAAGAATTTTCTCCGCACTGGCACATGCAAACATCAATGTTAAGATGATCGATCAGGGATCTTCTGAGTTGAACATTATCATTGGTGTCAGCAATGCAGATTTTGAAAATGCGATCCGTGCGATCTATGATATTTTTGTAGTGACCCAGTTATAA
- a CDS encoding dipicolinate synthase subunit DpsA, with the protein MDGQTILLISDMRQVYLAEILTKKGYNVRCLDIRNRETALQQLEKLKRFLDKADVLILPIPVQKVPEQELFYDILNKNLQKKTLVMGGCFSKEQRALLTGRDIHFLDFMEDTVVTEENAVATAEGTIAQLVEKSPYNIDEAKVLVTGYGYCGKAIAKRLGALRARVTVLARRREVRKAAKEDGFYAVDFAFGPEEAMGAAMVVNTVPALVITEKIIKELPRDAYIVDIASGEGGTDFACAREYGIHADHVLGIPGKYAPKESAYILERSVERFILQQKQGEKI; encoded by the coding sequence ATGGACGGACAGACAATTCTTCTGATCAGTGATATGCGTCAGGTTTATCTTGCTGAGATATTGACAAAAAAGGGTTATAACGTGCGCTGCCTTGATATCAGAAATCGTGAGACGGCATTGCAGCAGTTAGAGAAGCTGAAACGTTTTCTGGATAAGGCAGATGTACTGATTCTTCCAATCCCGGTGCAGAAGGTACCGGAACAGGAACTTTTTTATGATATATTAAATAAAAATCTGCAAAAGAAAACACTTGTGATGGGAGGATGTTTTTCGAAAGAGCAGAGAGCGCTATTAACAGGAAGAGATATTCATTTTCTGGATTTTATGGAAGATACAGTTGTGACAGAGGAGAATGCCGTGGCAACAGCAGAGGGAACGATCGCACAACTGGTGGAAAAAAGTCCGTATAATATTGATGAGGCAAAAGTGCTTGTGACCGGGTACGGATATTGCGGAAAGGCGATCGCGAAAAGACTAGGAGCACTCAGAGCGCGTGTGACGGTGCTTGCAAGAAGGAGGGAAGTACGAAAGGCAGCAAAAGAAGATGGTTTCTATGCGGTAGATTTTGCATTTGGGCCGGAGGAGGCAATGGGAGCTGCAATGGTTGTCAATACGGTTCCGGCGCTTGTCATCACAGAAAAGATCATAAAAGAACTTCCAAGAGATGCTTATATTGTGGATATTGCATCGGGGGAGGGCGGCACGGATTTTGCTTGTGCAAGGGAATATGGTATCCATGCAGATCATGTGCTTGGAATCCCAGGAAAATATGCGCCAAAAGAGAGTGCATATATATTAGAGCGTTCTGTGGAACGTTTTATTTTACAGCAAAAACAGGGGGAAAAGATTTGA